A single window of Streptomyces sp. NBC_00464 DNA harbors:
- a CDS encoding ABC transporter permease has translation MPVLRWLRRHLIVIAGLLTLAYMILPNIVVMVFSFNKPNGRFNYSWQRFSLDAWKDPCGVADMCGSLSLSLQIAVWATVGATVLGTMIAFALVRYRFRARGAINSLIFLPMAMPEVVMAASLLTLFLNMGAQLGFWTILIAHIMFCLSFVVTAVKARVMSMDPRLEEAARDLYAGPVQTFVRVTLPIAAPGIAAGALLAFALSFDDFIITNFNAGSTVTFPMFVWGSAQRGTPVQINVIGTAMFIIAVLVVLVGQLIANRRKNARP, from the coding sequence ATGCCCGTACTGCGCTGGCTGCGACGCCATCTGATCGTCATCGCGGGTCTGCTGACCCTCGCCTACATGATCCTGCCGAACATCGTCGTGATGGTGTTCTCCTTCAACAAGCCCAACGGGCGCTTCAACTACTCCTGGCAGCGCTTCTCACTGGACGCCTGGAAGGACCCCTGCGGCGTCGCCGACATGTGCGGCTCGCTCTCGCTCTCCCTCCAGATCGCCGTCTGGGCCACGGTCGGTGCGACCGTGCTCGGCACGATGATCGCGTTCGCCCTGGTCCGCTACCGCTTCCGGGCGCGCGGTGCGATCAACTCGCTGATCTTCCTGCCGATGGCGATGCCCGAGGTCGTCATGGCCGCGTCGCTGCTCACGCTGTTCCTCAACATGGGCGCGCAGCTCGGCTTCTGGACGATCCTCATCGCGCACATCATGTTCTGCCTCAGCTTCGTCGTGACGGCCGTCAAGGCGCGTGTCATGTCGATGGATCCGAGGCTGGAGGAGGCGGCCCGCGATCTGTACGCCGGACCGGTGCAGACCTTCGTGCGGGTGACCCTGCCGATCGCCGCCCCCGGAATCGCCGCGGGAGCGCTGCTCGCCTTCGCGCTCTCCTTCGACGATTTCATCATCACCAATTTCAACGCGGGCTCCACCGTGACCTTCCCCATGTTCGTCTGGGGCTCGGCACAGCGCGGCACGCCCGTGCAGATCAACGTCATCGGTACAGCGATGTTCATCATTGCGGTACTGGTGGTCCTCGTCGGCCAGCTGATCGCGAACCGGCGGAAGAACGCACGACCCTGA
- a CDS encoding polyamine ABC transporter substrate-binding protein produces the protein MEQYEPERLSAAQLAAMRRSLTNGRGALTRRSMLRASGLGALAIGGLGTLSACGIPPAKREGDAAAASDDHSAKEKQVNFSNWTEYMDVSEDEKHRPTLDAFTERTGIKVKYTEDINDNVEFFGKIKPQLAAGQDTGRDLIIVTDWLAARIIRLGWAQKLDPANLPHAFANLSAQFRTPDWDPGRAYSYPWTGIPTVIAYNSKATDGRKVDSVTQLLDDPTLKGRVGFLSEMRDSVGMTLLDMGKDPGKFTDADYDAAIGRMQKGVDKNQIRRFTGNDYTADLDKGDIAACVAWAGDIIQLQAGNPDIKFAIPAAGYITSSDNMLVPAKARHKTNAEKLMDYYYEPPVAAQLAAYINYVCPVDGVREELARIDKAMAANTLILPDKAMAARSHAFRSLTSEEETAYEEKFAKLIGA, from the coding sequence ATGGAGCAGTACGAGCCCGAGCGCCTCTCCGCGGCCCAGCTGGCCGCGATGCGCCGGAGTCTGACCAACGGCAGGGGAGCCCTCACCCGCCGATCGATGCTGCGCGCCTCAGGCCTCGGCGCGCTCGCGATCGGCGGGCTGGGCACGCTCAGCGCGTGCGGTATCCCGCCCGCCAAACGTGAGGGCGACGCGGCAGCCGCCTCGGACGACCACTCGGCCAAGGAGAAGCAGGTCAACTTCTCCAACTGGACCGAGTACATGGACGTCAGCGAGGACGAGAAGCACCGGCCCACCCTGGACGCGTTCACCGAGCGCACCGGGATCAAGGTCAAGTACACCGAGGACATCAACGACAACGTCGAGTTCTTCGGGAAGATCAAACCGCAGCTCGCGGCCGGCCAGGACACCGGCCGCGACCTGATCATCGTCACCGACTGGCTGGCCGCCCGCATCATCCGGCTCGGCTGGGCCCAGAAGCTCGACCCGGCCAACCTGCCGCACGCGTTCGCCAATCTCTCGGCCCAGTTCCGCACCCCCGACTGGGACCCCGGCCGCGCCTACTCGTACCCCTGGACCGGCATCCCGACCGTCATCGCCTACAACTCCAAGGCGACCGACGGCCGCAAGGTCGACTCCGTCACGCAGCTGCTCGACGACCCCACGCTCAAGGGCCGGGTGGGCTTCCTCTCCGAGATGCGCGACTCCGTCGGCATGACCCTGCTCGACATGGGCAAGGACCCGGGCAAGTTCACGGACGCCGACTACGACGCGGCGATAGGCCGGATGCAGAAGGGCGTCGACAAGAACCAGATACGCCGCTTCACCGGCAACGACTACACCGCCGACCTCGACAAGGGCGACATCGCCGCCTGCGTCGCCTGGGCCGGCGACATCATCCAGCTCCAGGCCGGAAACCCGGACATCAAGTTCGCCATCCCGGCCGCCGGATACATCACCTCCAGCGACAACATGCTGGTCCCGGCCAAGGCGCGGCACAAGACCAACGCCGAGAAGCTCATGGACTACTACTACGAGCCCCCGGTCGCCGCCCAGCTCGCCGCGTACATCAACTACGTCTGCCCGGTCGACGGGGTCCGCGAGGAGCTCGCCAGGATCGACAAGGCGATGGCCGCGAACACGCTGATCCTCCCGGACAAGGCGATGGCCGCAAGGTCGCACGCCTTCCGCTCCCTCACCTCCGAGGAAGAGACGGCGTACGAGGAGAAGTTCGCCAAACTCATCGGCGCCTGA
- a CDS encoding ABC transporter ATP-binding protein, with protein sequence MTQQQTGGDVRLTGISKTYGSFAAVRPLDLTVPQGSFFALLGASGCGKTTTLRMIAGLEEATTGTVTLGGRDITGLPPYKRPVNTVFQSYALFPHLDITENVAFGLRRRGIKSVKKQVDDMLELVQLGDFAKRKPHQLSGGQQQRVAVARALINHPQVLLLDEPLGALDLKLRRQMQLELKRIQTEVGITFIHVTHDQEEAMTMADTVAVMNGGRVEQLGAPADLYENPRTTFVANFLGTSNLIEGEVVSTGTDIVVSAGGGKLRLPTDRCPAPTANGGRLLLGIRPEKISLAHADDADAIAEGRNRVTGRIVDSSFIGVSTQYVVESPAGKSLQVYEQNIERDTRLTAGAEVVLHWNPAHTFGLDAAQDIDAGVETVEDAA encoded by the coding sequence ATGACACAGCAGCAGACAGGCGGCGACGTCCGCCTCACCGGGATCAGCAAGACGTACGGCTCCTTCGCCGCCGTCCGGCCGCTCGATCTGACCGTCCCGCAGGGCTCCTTCTTCGCGCTGCTCGGCGCGTCCGGCTGCGGCAAGACCACCACCCTGCGGATGATCGCGGGCCTGGAGGAGGCCACCACCGGCACCGTCACCCTCGGCGGCCGCGACATCACCGGCCTGCCCCCGTACAAGCGGCCCGTCAACACGGTCTTCCAGAGCTATGCGCTCTTCCCGCACCTCGACATCACCGAGAACGTCGCCTTCGGTCTGCGCCGGCGCGGCATCAAATCGGTGAAGAAGCAGGTCGACGACATGCTGGAGCTCGTCCAGCTCGGCGACTTCGCCAAACGCAAGCCCCATCAGCTCTCCGGCGGCCAGCAGCAGCGCGTCGCCGTCGCCCGCGCCCTGATCAACCACCCGCAGGTCCTGCTGCTCGACGAGCCGCTCGGCGCCCTCGACCTCAAGCTGCGCCGCCAGATGCAGCTCGAACTCAAGCGCATCCAGACCGAGGTCGGCATCACGTTCATCCACGTCACCCACGACCAGGAGGAGGCCATGACCATGGCCGACACCGTCGCGGTGATGAACGGGGGCCGGGTCGAGCAGCTCGGCGCCCCGGCCGATCTGTACGAGAACCCGCGGACGACCTTCGTCGCGAACTTCCTCGGCACCTCGAACCTCATCGAGGGCGAGGTCGTCTCCACCGGCACTGACATCGTCGTATCGGCAGGCGGCGGGAAGCTGCGGCTGCCCACCGACCGCTGTCCGGCACCGACCGCGAACGGCGGCAGGCTGCTGCTCGGTATCCGCCCGGAGAAGATATCGCTCGCCCACGCCGACGACGCGGACGCGATAGCGGAGGGCCGCAACCGGGTCACCGGCCGGATCGTCGACTCCAGCTTCATCGGGGTCTCCACCCAGTACGTGGTGGAGAGCCCGGCCGGTAAATCTCTCCAGGTCTATGAGCAGAACATCGAGCGGGACACCCGGCTCACCGCCGGTGCCGAGGTCGTCCTGCACTGGAACCCGGCGCACACCTTCGGCCTGGACGCCGCCCAGGACATCGACGCCGGCGTGGAGACGGTGGAGGACGCGGCGTGA
- a CDS encoding gamma-aminobutyraldehyde dehydrogenase — translation MGNSFQVQDRFADGAQYIGGRLRSGTSGRRHDVVNPATGETVYTYELAGTADVDAAVAAAREAFPGWSGATPAERSEAMHRFAAVLAEQADDFAYAESLQCGKPVKLSTEFDVPGTVDNTSFFAGAARHLEGKSAGEYDGDHTSYVRREAIGVVGSIAPWNYPLQMAAWKVLPAIAAGNTIVLKPAEITPLTSLMFAQAATEAGIPDGVINIVTGAGRDAGEHLVGHPDVVMTSFTGSTAVGKRVAEIATSTVKRLHLELGGKAPFVVFDDADLEAAVNGAVAGSLINTGQDCTAATRAYVQRPLYDAFVQGVAALMETVRLGDPFDPKTDLGPLISHAQRDRVAAFVERARAYATVVTGGEAPGGELADGAYYRPTLVAGAAQDSEIVQAEIFGPVLVVLPFDTDDEGIALANDTPYGLAASAWTRHLYRANRATREIKAGCVWINDHIPIISEMPHGGYKASGFGKDMSAYSFEEYTQVKHVMYDNTAVARKDWHRTIFGDR, via the coding sequence ATGGGCAACAGCTTCCAGGTGCAGGACCGCTTTGCGGACGGCGCGCAGTACATCGGCGGAAGGCTGCGGTCCGGCACATCAGGACGCAGGCACGACGTGGTGAATCCGGCCACCGGCGAAACGGTCTACACATACGAGCTCGCCGGCACCGCCGATGTCGACGCGGCGGTAGCCGCGGCGCGCGAGGCGTTCCCCGGCTGGTCGGGGGCGACCCCGGCCGAGCGTTCCGAGGCCATGCACCGCTTCGCCGCCGTCCTTGCCGAGCAGGCGGACGACTTCGCGTACGCGGAGTCCCTCCAGTGCGGCAAGCCGGTCAAGCTCTCCACCGAGTTCGACGTCCCCGGCACGGTCGACAACACCTCCTTCTTCGCCGGCGCCGCCCGCCACCTGGAGGGAAAGTCCGCAGGCGAGTACGACGGCGACCACACCTCGTACGTACGGCGTGAGGCGATCGGTGTCGTCGGCTCCATCGCCCCCTGGAACTACCCGCTCCAGATGGCCGCATGGAAGGTCCTGCCGGCCATCGCGGCCGGTAACACCATCGTGCTCAAGCCCGCCGAGATCACCCCGCTGACCTCGCTGATGTTCGCGCAGGCGGCCACCGAGGCGGGCATCCCGGACGGCGTGATCAACATCGTCACCGGCGCGGGCAGGGATGCGGGCGAGCACCTCGTCGGCCACCCGGACGTCGTGATGACCTCCTTCACCGGGTCCACCGCCGTCGGCAAGCGGGTCGCGGAGATCGCCACCTCCACCGTCAAGCGCCTCCACCTCGAACTCGGTGGCAAGGCCCCGTTCGTCGTCTTCGACGACGCCGACCTGGAGGCCGCGGTCAACGGAGCCGTCGCCGGCTCCCTCATCAACACCGGCCAGGACTGCACCGCCGCCACCCGCGCCTACGTCCAGCGCCCGCTCTACGACGCCTTCGTCCAGGGCGTCGCCGCGCTGATGGAGACCGTCCGGCTCGGCGACCCGTTCGACCCGAAGACCGACCTGGGCCCGCTGATCAGCCACGCCCAGCGCGACCGGGTCGCCGCCTTCGTCGAGCGCGCCCGCGCCTACGCCACCGTCGTCACCGGCGGTGAGGCCCCGGGCGGCGAACTGGCGGACGGCGCCTACTACCGGCCGACCCTGGTCGCCGGGGCCGCCCAGGACAGCGAGATCGTCCAGGCCGAGATCTTCGGCCCCGTCCTGGTCGTGCTGCCCTTCGACACCGACGACGAGGGCATCGCCCTCGCCAACGACACCCCCTATGGACTCGCCGCCTCCGCCTGGACGCGCCACCTGTACCGGGCCAATCGCGCCACCCGCGAGATCAAGGCGGGCTGCGTGTGGATCAACGACCACATTCCGATCATCAGCGAGATGCCGCACGGCGGGTACAAGGCCAGCGGCTTCGGCAAGGACATGTCGGCGTACTCCTTCGAGGAGTACACGCAGGTCAAGCACGTCATGTACGACAACACCGCGGTCGCCCGGAAGGACTGGCACCGCACGATCTTCGGGGACCGATAA
- a CDS encoding NAD(P)/FAD-dependent oxidoreductase: protein MAPAAMRTAAQSLADAKPVSFWLDDPGRPDALPALTGDEHCDLLVIGGGYSGLWTALLAKEREPERDVVLIEGHETGWAASGRNGGFCAASLTHGLPNGLERWPDEIKKLEELGARNLDAIEAAVARYSIDCEFERTGEIDVATQPHQLEELREWHQESEQHGFGGVEFLDRDELRAQVDSPTFLGGLWDRRGVAMLHPAKLVWGLKQACLDLGVRIYEHTRGLELARTGTGMAVRTPYGKVLARRVALGTNIFPSLVKRVRPYTVPVYDYALMTEPLTEDQLAAIGWKNRQGLGDSANQFHYFRLSADNRILWGGYDAIYPYGGRLSADLDQRPETFLKLAGQFFECFPQLAGVRFSHAWGGAIDTCSRFSAFFGTAHQGRVAYAAGFTGLGVGATRFGADVMLDLLAGRPTERTALEMVRTKPMPFPPEPLAWAGIELTKRSLARADDNGGHRNLWLRTMDRVGLGFDS, encoded by the coding sequence ATGGCCCCAGCTGCCATGCGTACTGCTGCCCAATCGCTCGCCGACGCGAAGCCGGTGTCGTTCTGGCTGGACGACCCCGGTAGGCCGGACGCGCTTCCCGCGCTCACCGGCGACGAGCACTGCGATCTCCTCGTCATCGGCGGCGGCTACAGCGGACTGTGGACCGCGCTGCTCGCCAAGGAGCGCGAACCGGAACGCGATGTCGTCCTGATCGAGGGGCACGAGACGGGCTGGGCCGCCTCGGGCCGCAACGGCGGATTCTGTGCCGCCTCCCTCACCCACGGCCTGCCCAACGGACTGGAGCGCTGGCCGGACGAGATCAAGAAGCTGGAGGAGCTGGGCGCGCGCAACCTCGACGCCATCGAGGCGGCCGTGGCCCGCTACTCCATCGACTGCGAGTTCGAGCGCACCGGCGAGATCGATGTCGCCACCCAGCCCCACCAGCTCGAAGAGCTGCGGGAATGGCACCAGGAGAGCGAACAGCACGGCTTCGGCGGGGTCGAGTTCCTCGACCGGGACGAGCTGCGTGCCCAAGTCGACTCACCGACGTTCCTGGGCGGTCTCTGGGACCGACGCGGCGTCGCGATGCTGCATCCGGCCAAGCTGGTCTGGGGGCTGAAGCAGGCCTGTCTCGACCTCGGGGTGCGGATCTACGAGCACACCCGCGGGCTGGAACTGGCCAGAACCGGAACCGGAATGGCGGTCCGGACGCCGTACGGCAAGGTCCTTGCCCGCCGTGTCGCGCTGGGGACGAACATCTTCCCGTCGCTCGTGAAGCGGGTCCGCCCGTACACCGTCCCGGTCTACGACTACGCGCTGATGACCGAGCCGCTGACCGAGGACCAGCTCGCCGCCATCGGCTGGAAGAACCGGCAGGGGCTGGGTGACAGCGCCAATCAGTTCCACTACTTCCGGCTTTCCGCGGACAATCGGATCCTCTGGGGCGGATACGACGCGATCTATCCGTACGGAGGCCGGCTCAGCGCCGATCTCGACCAGCGGCCGGAAACCTTTCTGAAGCTCGCCGGGCAGTTCTTCGAGTGCTTTCCGCAATTGGCGGGCGTGCGATTCAGTCATGCCTGGGGCGGTGCGATCGACACCTGTTCCCGTTTCTCCGCATTCTTCGGAACGGCCCATCAGGGCCGGGTCGCCTACGCCGCCGGATTCACCGGACTCGGCGTCGGGGCCACCCGGTTCGGAGCCGACGTCATGCTCGACCTTCTCGCGGGCCGTCCCACCGAGCGGACCGCCCTGGAGATGGTGCGGACGAAGCCGATGCCGTTCCCGCCGGAGCCCCTCGCCTGGGCCGGGATCGAGCTGACGAAGCGGTCGCTGGCCAGGGCGGACGACAACGGCGGCCACCGCAATCTGTGGCTGCGGACGATGGACCGCGTGGGCCTCGGCTTCGACAGCTGA
- a CDS encoding ABC transporter permease, with protein MSLTKEAPPAPATEPEVRKPSTRRRLVPYWLLLPGILWLVVFFALPLVYQASTSVQTGSLEKGFEVTWHFQTYWDALTDYYPQFIRSLLYAGTATILCLLLGYPLAYLIAFKAGRWRNLVLVLVIAPFFTSFLIRTLAWKTILADGGAVVDALNTLHVLDVTSWLGWTENNRVLATPMAVVCGLTYNFLPFMILPLYTSLERIDGRLHEAAGDLYATPATTFRKVTFPLSMPGVVSGTLLTFIPASGDYVNAELLGSTDTKMVGSVIQSQFLRVLDYPTAAALSFILMAVVLVMVTVYIRRSGTEDLV; from the coding sequence GTGAGCCTCACCAAGGAGGCGCCACCGGCCCCCGCCACCGAGCCGGAAGTGCGCAAGCCCTCCACCCGCAGGCGCCTCGTGCCGTACTGGCTGCTGCTCCCCGGCATCCTGTGGCTCGTCGTCTTCTTCGCGCTGCCGCTGGTCTACCAGGCCTCGACCTCCGTACAGACGGGATCCCTGGAGAAGGGGTTCGAGGTCACCTGGCACTTCCAGACGTACTGGGACGCGCTGACCGACTACTACCCGCAGTTCATCCGGTCCCTGCTGTACGCGGGCACCGCGACGATCCTGTGCCTGCTGCTGGGCTACCCGCTCGCCTACCTCATCGCGTTCAAGGCCGGCCGCTGGCGCAACCTGGTGCTGGTGCTGGTCATCGCCCCGTTCTTCACCAGCTTCCTGATCCGTACGCTCGCCTGGAAGACGATCCTCGCGGACGGCGGCGCGGTCGTCGACGCACTGAACACGCTGCACGTCCTGGACGTCACCAGCTGGCTCGGCTGGACCGAGAACAACCGCGTGCTGGCCACCCCGATGGCGGTGGTCTGCGGTCTCACGTACAACTTCCTGCCGTTCATGATCCTTCCGCTCTACACCTCCCTGGAGCGGATCGACGGCCGGCTGCACGAGGCGGCCGGGGACCTGTACGCCACGCCCGCCACCACCTTCCGCAAGGTGACGTTCCCGCTCTCCATGCCGGGTGTCGTCTCCGGGACGCTGCTGACCTTCATCCCGGCCAGCGGTGACTACGTCAACGCGGAACTCCTGGGCTCCACCGACACCAAGATGGTCGGCAGCGTCATCCAGAGCCAGTTCCTGCGCGTCCTCGACTACCCGACGGCGGCCGCGCTCTCCTTCATCCTCATGGCGGTCGTCCTGGTCATGGTCACCGTCTACATCCGCCGCTCCGGGACGGAGGACCTGGTCTGA
- a CDS encoding NADAR family protein, producing MEHIGDVRDVGGLVSRAGQGKRVKYLLFWGHRPRPDGRIGASCLSQWWPSPFTVDGMTYASAEHWMMAGKARLFGDAEAAERAVAAKSPAEAKKVGRLVRDFDGTVWERERYGLVVAGSVHKFGQNPELGGFLLGTGDRVLVEASPMDRIWGIGLAADDPRAEDPATWRGLNLLGFALMEARATLRDGADGI from the coding sequence ATGGAACACATCGGGGATGTCCGGGATGTCGGCGGACTCGTGTCACGAGCCGGTCAGGGCAAGAGGGTGAAGTACCTGCTGTTCTGGGGGCACCGGCCGCGCCCGGACGGTCGGATCGGTGCGAGCTGCCTCAGTCAGTGGTGGCCGTCGCCGTTCACGGTGGACGGCATGACGTACGCGTCGGCCGAGCACTGGATGATGGCCGGCAAGGCGAGGCTGTTCGGTGACGCGGAGGCCGCGGAACGGGCCGTGGCGGCGAAGAGCCCGGCCGAGGCGAAGAAGGTGGGCCGGCTGGTCCGCGACTTCGACGGGACCGTCTGGGAGCGCGAGCGGTACGGGCTGGTGGTGGCGGGCAGCGTGCACAAGTTCGGCCAGAACCCGGAGCTGGGCGGGTTCCTGCTGGGCACGGGCGACCGGGTGCTGGTCGAGGCGAGCCCGATGGACCGGATCTGGGGCATCGGGCTCGCGGCGGACGATCCGCGCGCCGAGGACCCGGCGACGTGGCGGGGCCTGAATCTGCTGGGGTTCGCGCTGATGGAGGCGCGGGCCACGCTGCGGGACGGCGCGGATGGCATATGA
- a CDS encoding phosphatase PAP2 family protein, producing MRETPRPQETAGDTGSELPQRRPGCAFAHTTGASGPGTPHRSDGRSPHTPRGARQTDPTVRPGTPPPVPGRTALFVSVVSGLLALFALTTWQIAADGPLRRLDERVGRALVGHGPQRLTEFLADLGNMQVALPVLGCAVAWTLVRGERRAPLAAALAMIAVPLLVVPLKDWIARPGPLTDATGYYPSGHAATAAVAYGATALLLSPYVRRAWMMPVAAVLMAVATGIGLVLRGYHWPLDVIGSWCLCGVMLVALRLLSRRSRRRSSSRTPSC from the coding sequence ATGAGAGAAACACCCCGCCCGCAGGAAACTGCGGGCGATACCGGGTCGGAGCTTCCCCAGCGCCGTCCTGGTTGTGCCTTCGCGCACACCACTGGGGCCTCCGGCCCCGGAACTCCTCACCGATCGGATGGCCGCTCGCCCCACACCCCCCGGGGCGCGCGGCAAACCGATCCGACCGTCCGTCCCGGAACACCCCCCCCTGTTCCGGGACGGACGGCTCTTTTCGTTTCGGTGGTGTCGGGCCTGCTGGCCCTGTTCGCGCTCACCACCTGGCAGATCGCGGCCGACGGCCCGCTGCGCCGGCTGGACGAGCGCGTCGGCCGGGCCCTCGTCGGACACGGCCCGCAGCGGCTCACCGAATTCCTCGCCGATCTCGGCAACATGCAGGTCGCGCTCCCGGTCCTCGGCTGCGCGGTCGCCTGGACCCTGGTGCGCGGGGAGCGCCGGGCTCCCCTCGCGGCCGCCCTGGCCATGATCGCGGTGCCGCTGCTCGTCGTACCGCTCAAGGACTGGATCGCCCGTCCGGGGCCGCTGACCGATGCCACCGGCTACTACCCGTCGGGCCATGCGGCGACGGCCGCGGTGGCGTACGGCGCCACGGCTCTCCTGCTGAGCCCGTACGTGCGGCGCGCATGGATGATGCCCGTCGCCGCCGTCCTGATGGCGGTGGCGACGGGCATCGGTCTGGTGCTCCGCGGCTACCACTGGCCGCTGGATGTGATCGGCAGCTGGTGTCTGTGCGGAGTGATGCTGGTGGCGCTGCGGTTGCTCAGCCGCCGAAGTAGGCGTCGAAGTTCTTCGAGAACTCCCAGTTGTTGA
- a CDS encoding chitinase, which yields MERTGPPARMTGLLAAFSVALLAVGGLAATAPGAAAADADLARNGTFEAGLTGWNCTGGSGAAVSTPVHGGTSALKATPAGSDNAKCSQAVTVKPDSTYTLSAWVQGSYVYLGADGTGTTDVSTWTQSAGDWKQLTTTFKTGASTTSVTVYTHGWYGTPAYYADDLTLVGPGGDPVALPAVPAGLKAGTPTASSVPLSWTAATGATGYNVYRGGTKVLSATGTSATVTGLSASTAYSFQVSATNSAGESAKSAAVSATTTTGSSGGGGGADLPAHALVGYLHSSFANGSGYTRMADVPDSWDVIDLAFGEPTSVTSGDIRFSLCPVTECPNVESVAEFKAAIKAKQAAGKKVLISIGGQNGQVQLATTAARDTFVSSVSKIIDEYGLDGLDIDFEGHSLSLNTGDTDFRSPTTPVIVNLISAVKTLKAKYGAKFVLTMAPETFFVQLGYQYYGSGPWGGQDPRAGAYLPVIHALRDDLTLLHVQDYNSGSIMGLDNQYHSMGGADFHIAMTDMLLTGFPVAGDQTKVFPGLRPDQVSIGLPASTQAGNGHTSPAEVTKALNCLTKKTDCGSYATHGTWSGLRGLMTWSVNWDRFNNWEFSKNFDAYFGG from the coding sequence GTGGAACGCACGGGACCCCCCGCCCGCATGACCGGACTTCTGGCCGCCTTCTCGGTGGCCCTTCTGGCTGTCGGCGGGCTGGCCGCCACGGCACCGGGCGCCGCCGCGGCCGACGCCGATCTGGCGCGCAACGGCACCTTCGAGGCCGGTCTGACCGGCTGGAACTGTACGGGCGGCAGCGGAGCCGCCGTCAGCACGCCCGTACACGGCGGCACCTCGGCGCTGAAGGCGACCCCGGCAGGCAGCGACAACGCCAAGTGCTCCCAGGCCGTGACGGTCAAGCCCGATTCCACCTACACGCTGAGCGCCTGGGTGCAGGGCAGTTACGTCTACCTGGGTGCGGACGGCACCGGCACGACGGACGTGTCCACGTGGACGCAGTCCGCCGGGGACTGGAAGCAGCTCACCACCACGTTCAAGACGGGTGCGTCCACCACCTCGGTCACCGTGTACACGCACGGCTGGTACGGCACTCCCGCGTACTACGCCGACGACCTCACCCTCGTCGGCCCCGGCGGCGACCCGGTCGCGCTCCCCGCGGTCCCCGCCGGCCTCAAGGCCGGCACGCCGACCGCCTCCTCGGTCCCGCTGTCCTGGACCGCCGCCACGGGCGCCACCGGCTACAACGTCTACCGGGGCGGTACGAAGGTCCTCTCCGCCACCGGCACCTCGGCGACCGTGACGGGCCTGTCCGCCTCGACCGCGTACAGCTTCCAGGTCAGCGCCACCAACTCCGCGGGCGAGTCCGCGAAGTCCGCCGCCGTCTCCGCCACCACGACCACCGGCAGCAGCGGGGGAGGAGGTGGCGCGGACCTGCCGGCCCACGCGCTCGTCGGCTATCTGCACTCCAGCTTCGCCAACGGCTCCGGCTACACGCGGATGGCGGACGTGCCCGATTCCTGGGACGTCATCGACCTCGCCTTCGGCGAGCCGACCTCCGTTACCTCCGGCGACATCCGCTTCTCGCTCTGCCCGGTCACCGAGTGCCCGAACGTCGAGTCCGTGGCCGAGTTCAAGGCGGCCATCAAGGCCAAGCAGGCCGCCGGCAAGAAGGTGCTGATCTCCATCGGCGGCCAGAACGGCCAGGTGCAGCTCGCCACCACCGCAGCCCGTGACACCTTCGTCTCCTCGGTCAGCAAGATCATCGACGAGTACGGTCTCGACGGCCTGGACATCGACTTCGAGGGCCACTCGCTCTCGCTGAACACCGGCGACACCGACTTCCGCAGCCCCACCACGCCGGTGATCGTCAATCTGATCTCCGCGGTGAAGACCCTCAAGGCCAAGTACGGCGCGAAGTTCGTCCTCACCATGGCCCCCGAGACCTTCTTCGTGCAGCTCGGCTACCAGTACTACGGCTCCGGGCCGTGGGGCGGCCAGGACCCGCGCGCCGGGGCCTACCTGCCGGTGATCCACGCGCTGCGCGACGACCTCACCCTGCTGCACGTCCAGGACTACAACTCGGGTTCCATCATGGGTCTGGACAACCAGTACCACTCGATGGGCGGCGCCGACTTCCACATCGCGATGACCGACATGCTGCTGACCGGGTTCCCCGTCGCGGGCGACCAGACGAAGGTCTTCCCCGGCCTCCGCCCCGACCAGGTCTCCATCGGCCTGCCGGCCTCCACCCAGGCGGGCAACGGACACACCTCGCCGGCCGAGGTCACCAAGGCGCTGAACTGCCTGACGAAGAAGACCGACTGCGGCTCGTACGCCACGCACGGGACGTGGTCGGGTCTGCGCGGGCTGATGACGTGGTCCGTCAACTGGGACCGCTTCAACAACTGGGAGTTCTCGAAGAACTTCGACGCCTACTTCGGCGGCTGA